From one Lotus japonicus ecotype B-129 chromosome 3, LjGifu_v1.2 genomic stretch:
- the LOC130747608 gene encoding thaumatin-like protein 1, giving the protein MDPLASSYFILITLLLLTPTGVRATTFTFLNRCDYTVWPGILANAGSSPLESTGFELPTATSRTFQAPTGWSGRFWARTGCTFDASGTGSCLTGDCGSGQVECNGAGAAPPATLAEFTLGTLGQDFYDVSLVDGYNLPMIVEGTGGSGICASTGCSSDLNRQCPAELKASDGSACKSACEAFGSPEYCCSGAYGSPVTCRPSIYSEMFKSACPKSYSYAYDDASSTFTCTAADYTVTFCPSSPSQKSSRDANPVTSTTPQQGSGTGIGTGIGTGTGTNGGVVYTGPDTGLGNSVPGTGSGLGSGSGSGSGGETMLADGSYLAGLAMGDSPRTALISAFVYLASFLLILLLL; this is encoded by the exons ATGGATCCCTTAGCCTCCTCTTATTTCATTCTCATTACTCTCCTACTCCTCACTCCCACAG GTGTCAGAGCTACCACCTTCACCTTCCTCAACAGATGTGACTACACAGTGTGGCCCGGCATTCTCGCAAATGCCGGCAGCTCCCCTCTTGAAAGCACCGGCTTCGAGCTCCCCACCGCCACTTCCCGCACCTTCCAAGCCCCCACCGGCTGGTCCGGCCGCTTCTGGGCCCGAACTGGCTGCACATTCGACGCATCAGGCACCGGGTCATGCCTCACCGGCGACTGCGGCTCCGGCCAGGTCGAATGCAACGGCGCCGGAGCAGCCCCACCTGCCACCCTCGCCGAGTTCACACTCGGCACCCTCGGGCAGGACTTCTACGACGTGAGCCTCGTCGACGGGTACAATCTCCCCATGATCGTGGAAGGCACCGGCGGGTCGGGTATCTGCGCGTCCACCGGGTGCAGTTCGGATCTGAACCGGCAGTGTCCCGCGGAGCTGAAGGCGTCTGATGGCAGCGCGTGTAAGAGCGCGTGTGAGGCTTTTGGCAGCCCGGAGTATTGTTGCAGCGGCGCGTATGGGTCACCGGTGACTTGTAGGCCGTCGATTTACTCGGAGATGTTCAAGTCTGCTTGCCCGAAATCGTATAGCTACGCATACGATGATGCTTCTAGTACTTTTACATGTACTGCTGCAGATTATACGGTTACCTTTTGCCCATCCTCACCTAG TCAGAAATCTTCACGAGATGCTAACCCAGTGACCTCAACCACGCCACAACAAGGGTCAGGGACAGGGATAGGAACCGGGATTGGGACAGGAACAGGGACCAATGGGGGTGTGGTATACACTGGTCCAGACACCGGTTTAGGGAACTCAGTTCCCGGAACAGGGTCTGGGTTAGGTTCAGGATCAGGATCAGGATCCGGAGGAGAGACCATGCTGGCAGATGGGTCATATCTAGCTGGTTTAGCCATGGGAGATTCCCCAAGAACAGCTTTAATATCTGCTTTTGTCTACCTTGCTAGCTTTTTGCTTATTCTCTTGTTGCTTTAG
- the LOC130747610 gene encoding thaumatin-like protein 1b isoform X2: MGRLLLFLILLSLFTLSFLSEVQSASFEIVNKCRHTIWPGLLSGANSPPLPTTGFALESGKSRTLHFPKAWSGRIWARTLCGHDRDGKFSCVTADCGSDKVECIGGAKPPATLAEFTLNGADGLDFYDVSLVDGYNLPMLIVARRGTRGGCSPTGCLVDLNGGCPRDLKVARVNGTGGSVACMSACEAFGDPRYCCSEAYSTPDTCAPSVYSLFFKHACPRAYSYAYDDKTSTYTCASANYLIIFCPLPYTSQKLLGAHKDGAELPLVNKTMMYLSRLHSSGSSSTGR; encoded by the exons ATGGGTCgtcttcttctctttctcattCTTCTCAGCCTCTTCACATTATCTTTCCTCTCAG AGGTACAATCAGCATCGTTCGAGATCGTCAACAAGTGCCGCCACACGATATGGCCGGGACTACTCTCCGGCGCGAACTCGCCGCCGCTACCCACCACCGGTTTCGCCCTCGAGAGCGGCAAGTCGAGGACCCTTCACTTCCCGAAAGCTTGGTCGGGACGGATATGGGCGCGGACCCTCTGCGGCCACGACCGGGACGGGAAATTCTCCTGCGTCACCGCAGACTGCGGCTCCGACAAAGTGGAGTGCATCGGCGGGGCAAAACCTCCGGCGACTCTGGCGGAGTTCACCCTGAACGGCGCCGACGGGTTGGACTTCTACGACGTGAGCTTGGTGGACGGTTACAACCTCCCGATGCTGATCGTGGCGAGGCGAGGCACCAGGGGTGGTTGCAGCCCCACCGGGTGTCTTGTGGACCTTAACGGTGGCTGCCCGAGGGATCTCAAGGTGGCGCGTGTGAATGGGACTGGTGGCAGCGTCGCGTGTATGAGCGCGTGTGAGGCTTTTGGGGACCCGCGGTATTGCTGTAGTGAGGCGTACTCTACGCCTGACACGTGTGCTCCTTCGGTTTACTCGCTGTTTTTTAAACATGCTTGCCCACGCGCATATAGCTACGCGTATGATGACAAGACCAGCACATACACATGTGCCTCAGCTAACTATTTGATCATTTTCTGCCCCTTACCCTATACAAG CCAAAAACTGTTGGGAGCACATAAAGATGGCGCAGAGCTTCCTCTGGTAAACAAAACTATGATGTATTTATCAAGACTACACTCAAGCGGTTCTTCGTCAACAG GTAGATAG
- the LOC130747610 gene encoding thaumatin-like protein 1b isoform X1: MGRLLLFLILLSLFTLSFLSEVQSASFEIVNKCRHTIWPGLLSGANSPPLPTTGFALESGKSRTLHFPKAWSGRIWARTLCGHDRDGKFSCVTADCGSDKVECIGGAKPPATLAEFTLNGADGLDFYDVSLVDGYNLPMLIVARRGTRGGCSPTGCLVDLNGGCPRDLKVARVNGTGGSVACMSACEAFGDPRYCCSEAYSTPDTCAPSVYSLFFKHACPRAYSYAYDDKTSTYTCASANYLIIFCPLPYTSQKLLGAHKDGAELPLVNKTMMYLSRLHSSGSSSTGLVQLQSIAYVAFMAMAFFLSYPP, encoded by the exons ATGGGTCgtcttcttctctttctcattCTTCTCAGCCTCTTCACATTATCTTTCCTCTCAG AGGTACAATCAGCATCGTTCGAGATCGTCAACAAGTGCCGCCACACGATATGGCCGGGACTACTCTCCGGCGCGAACTCGCCGCCGCTACCCACCACCGGTTTCGCCCTCGAGAGCGGCAAGTCGAGGACCCTTCACTTCCCGAAAGCTTGGTCGGGACGGATATGGGCGCGGACCCTCTGCGGCCACGACCGGGACGGGAAATTCTCCTGCGTCACCGCAGACTGCGGCTCCGACAAAGTGGAGTGCATCGGCGGGGCAAAACCTCCGGCGACTCTGGCGGAGTTCACCCTGAACGGCGCCGACGGGTTGGACTTCTACGACGTGAGCTTGGTGGACGGTTACAACCTCCCGATGCTGATCGTGGCGAGGCGAGGCACCAGGGGTGGTTGCAGCCCCACCGGGTGTCTTGTGGACCTTAACGGTGGCTGCCCGAGGGATCTCAAGGTGGCGCGTGTGAATGGGACTGGTGGCAGCGTCGCGTGTATGAGCGCGTGTGAGGCTTTTGGGGACCCGCGGTATTGCTGTAGTGAGGCGTACTCTACGCCTGACACGTGTGCTCCTTCGGTTTACTCGCTGTTTTTTAAACATGCTTGCCCACGCGCATATAGCTACGCGTATGATGACAAGACCAGCACATACACATGTGCCTCAGCTAACTATTTGATCATTTTCTGCCCCTTACCCTATACAAG CCAAAAACTGTTGGGAGCACATAAAGATGGCGCAGAGCTTCCTCTGGTAAACAAAACTATGATGTATTTATCAAGACTACACTCAAGCGGTTCTTCGTCAACAGGTCTGGTCCAATTGCAGAGTATAGCTTATGTTGCCTTTATGGCAATGGCATTTTTCTTATCCTATCCTCCTTAA
- the LOC130747611 gene encoding L10-interacting MYB domain-containing protein-like, translating to MSAGQDGGLSRPKAEWTPTRDAYMVELLIEQHKSGRTAYNEFKNEVIKSVTWDFNKKFGLNLEENQIKNRYNVMKKDYGVVKTLLSHKEFAWDETRRMVVADDKVWENYIMVRCEARPFRRKSFPLYNQMSIIFEGERGIPKSQFPNGAMVIAEEVNSYTETVRSSKPCNIPTQVMDGTLDSDSIIRINKKHKYMNPAESIHKKRAHLKIGETIENALYEVFTAAKSNAKQRNASKSTSMYKNCLDELQKLEELDDDNEFAKAVNALKDDKNAIAFMTIKGPRRLTWLRSLWH from the exons ATGTCAGCTGGGCAAGATGGGGGTCTAAGCCGACCAAAGGCAGAATGGACACCCACTCGGGATGCATACATGGTTGAACTTCTCATCGAGCAACACAAGAGTGGAAGAACAGCTTACAATGAGTTCAAAAATGAAGTGATCAAGTCTGTCACATGGGATTTCAACAAAAAGTTTGGCTTGAACTTGGAAGAGAATCAGATAAAGAACCGCTATAACGTTATGAAGAAAGATTATGGTGTTGTCAAAACACTGCTTAGTCACAAGGAATTTGCCTGGGATGAAACCCGGCGCATGGTTGTGGCTGATGATAAAGTATGGGAGAATTACATCATG GTAAGATGTGAAGCAAGACCTTTCAGACGCAAGAGCTTCCCCCTATATAATCAAATGTCCATCATTTTTGAAG GTGAAAGAGGTATTCCAAAAAGCCAATTCCCCAATGGAGCAATGGTGATAGCAGAGGAAGTAAATAGTTACACCGAAACAGTTAGATCTTCGAAGCCATGTAACATTCCAACACAAGTAATGGATGGTACCCTTGACTCTGATTCAATAATCCGCATCAATAAGAAGCACAAATATATGAATCCAGCAGAGTCAATTCATAAGAAAAGAGCACATCTCAAAATTGGAGAAACAATAGAGAATGCATTGTATGAGGTTTTCACCGCAGCCAAGTCCAATGCCAAGCAAAGAAATGCATCTAAATCAACCTCAATGTATAAGAACTGCTTGGATGAGTTGCAGAAATTGGAGGAGTTGGATGATGACAATGAGTTTGCTAAGGCTGTTAATGCACTCAAGGATGACAAAAATGCTATTGCTTTCATGACAATTAAAGGGCCTAGACGCTTGACCTGGTTAAGATCTCTATGGCACTGA